TGACTGACCCTGTGAGTGGACAAGGGGAAGGTGCCACAGgcagtgtgtgtatctgtgtgtgtgggagagagagagacagagtatGGGAATGGCAGAATGTGACGCCCGGTAGGTATATAAGAAGACCCTGATATGGCCACGACGACTGGGTGTGCATGACACAGATAACATGTGGGAGATGAGTGCTTATGGGGGAATGTGACAGCTGGTGTTGGTGTGTGTGTAGCACAGACCGTGGGAGGTGACAGCCTGTATGGGTGCCTGACAGACGGCAGCAGGGGGAGGAGGAATCAGTGATGGGCCCTCTATGTTGACCCTGGAGAAGGGTCAGGGGCTCCCCctgtcctgcagagcagctgagcaGCTGGGCCAGGCGGGTGGGCAGGGACTCAGCTGCTATACCCAGCATCCATTGTCCCAGGACAAGCAGAAGCTCTCTTGCCTTTGGTGACAGGCAGCTGCTTTGTCTGGACTCACAGCGGGGGCAGGGATAGGGGGACTGCAGAGCTGGGGCTGAGCCTTCCCCTCCTCCTTGCCCCCTTTCAGGACCATCTGTGGCACCCCCAACTATGTGGCTCCAGAAGTGTTGCTGAGACAGGGCCATGGCCCCGAGGCAGATGTGTGGTCGCTGGGCTGTGTCATGTGAGTCCCAGGACAGAGGCAGACAGGTAGGTGGAAGGGTGGGGCATACCCTCCACTTTACTCCTGACCTCTTTCCCCTGTCCCACAGGTATACACTGCTGTGTGGGAGCCCCCCCTTTGAGACAGCTGACCTGAAGGAGACATACCGCTGCATCAAGCAGGTTCACTACACGCTGCCTGCTAGCCTTTCACTGCCTGCCCGGCAGCTCCTGACTGCCATTCTACGGGCCTCGCCCCGAGACCGCCCCTCGATCGACCAGATCTTGCGCCATGACTTCTTTACCAAGGTCTGTGGCTCACTAGACACCAAAGTCCAGTCTACCTGTCCTCAGAAGATTTAATGGGGGCAAGTGAGAGGACCCCTGGAGCCTCTCGTCTCTTCTCACATGGCTCCCTTCTCCAGGGCTACACCCCTGACAAGCTTCCTGTCACTAGCTGCATGACTGTCCCAGACCTGACACCCCCCAACCCGGCCAGGAGTCTCTTTGCCAAGGTTACCAAGAGCCTCTTTGGCAGGAAGAAGAACAAGAGTGAGTCTGGGGTGTCAGTGGGTTGTGGGTATAGAGTAGGGGGCTGTTACACATGTGTGGTACCTGTGAACATCCTAGGGAGAGCATGTGTTGTACGAGCACTTGGGTGTGCCTATCTCTGTGTCATCCCTGTGGGAAGCAGGGGGCCTGGGCAGAGCAAGACACTGAGGGCTATATCTCCCTAACCCCCTGCCCCCCCAAGGCAAGAACCATCCTGAGGAGCGGGACGAGGTCTCCTGTTTGGTGAGCGGCCTCGTGCGGACATCCCTTGGCCAACAGGATGCCAGGCCTGAGGTGGGTGCTCACGTGGACAATGTCCCTTGACTCACCCCACTCTTGTAGCTGTGGGAAGCCCAGGATAAAAGAGGCTGGTAAAGCATCCAGCCTCGTGGTAGCCTAATTGGCTGTGTCTCATTAGCCAGGTGAGGCTGACCTGGGGTGCCCTGGGAGCCAGGACAGGGCTGGGTCATGGGATCCCAAGGAACTGTATTTCAGGGCTCATCGTACTCCCtttccctccccaacaccccagGCTCCAGCAGCCTCTGGTCCAGCCCCTGTCAGCCTGGTAGAGACAGCACCTGAAGACAGCTCACCCCGTGGGACGCTGGCAAGCAGTGGAGATGGTGAGGAGCCAGGGAGGATGAGAGGTGCTAGAGGTTGCTGGGGCTGAGACCCAGTCCCAGATGAAGGGAGTGGGCAGAGGGACATGGCCTGGGTCCAAGGGGACTAAGGCTTAACTCCCAGTGCCCTGTTGCCTTCAGGGTTTGAAGAAGGTCCAACTGTGGCCACAGTGGTGGAGTCAGCCCTCTGTGCTCTGAGAAACTGTGTGGCTTTCATGCCTCCAGGTAAGGCTGGGGTCCAGGTCGTTGGAATGATGTTGGGAGTTATTTGGCTGGCAGGCCAGGAACAGGTCTTCACTGCCTCCTTTCCCATGACAGCGGAACAGAACCCGGCCCCCCTGGCACAGCCAGAGCCTCTGGTGTGGGTCAGCAAGTGGGTTGACTACTCCAACAAGTTTGGCTTTGGGTATCAACTGTCCAGCCGCCGTGTGGCTGTGCTCTTCAATGATGGCACACACATGGCCCTGTCAGCCAATAGAAAGTAAGTGCTGTTGTGGGGTGCCTTGTCTGTGCTTCTGGGCTCAGGGGCTTGAGGTCTCTCAGGGGAGGGGCGCTGGCGCAGGGCTTCCTCTGACCTCTGCCCTCTGCCCCCAGGACTGTGCACTACAACCCCACCAGCACAAAGCACTTCTCCTTCTCTGTGGGCACTGTGCCCCGGGCCCTGCAGCCTCAGCTGGGTGTCCTGCGGTATTTTGCCACCTATATGGAACAGCACCTCATGAAGGTGTGTGAGTTGGGGTGAGGCACATGGTGGGCTTACACATCCTGATCTCTTCCCATTCCCCTTTGGGGGGTAGGGAGGTGTACTCAAAGCTAGAGGCTAGACCTCTAAGGGAGGCATCAGTGGAGAGGGAACCTGATTCATGTGAGACCAGTGACCTGCACCTGCCCGCAGGGTGGAGATCTGCCCAGTGTGGAAGAGGTGGAGGTGCCTGCCCCCCCATTGCTGCTGCAGTGGGTCAAGACTGATCAGGCCCTACTCATGGTGTTTAGTGATGGCACTGTCCAGGTAAGAGCCACTCCTAGCATTGGGGGGAAGGTTTGGGAGACCGAGGGCGCTGGGAAAGAGACTGgtcctggagctgaggccctgatcATGCTGCTCTCCTGTGCACAGGTGAACTTCTATGGGGACCACACCAAGCTGATCCTCAGTGGCTGGGAGCCTCTCCTTGTGACTTTTGTGTCCCGAAATCGCAGTGCTTGTACTTACCTTGCTTCCCACCTTCGGCAGCTGGGCTGCTCCCCAGACCTACGGCAACGGCTCTGCTATGCTCTGCACCTGCTCCGGGACCGCAGTCCTGCCTAGGGTCCAACCTGCAGAGCAGGCCTTGACCCAAGCCCTCAGTCCTGAGGCCTGTGCCTGTGAGGCCTGGACCCTTGCCTTTGTGGCCCTCCCCCTCCCTTTGGTGCCTCACTGGGGGCTCTGGGCTGAATACCCCAGGGAATCAGGGACCAGCTTTACTGGGGTTGGTGGCTGCCTGTCCTGGCCCGTGCCTGTCCCTTCTCCAAGAAAAGCCTGAGCCTTAGCCCCCAGCTAGGGGGCATTATATTTATAGACCACTTTTATTTATTAACAGACGTTTATTTATTGGGATAGGAGCCCCGGGGAGGGCCTCCTCCTGGGAAAATAAACCGTTTTTGCAGAACTTGGAGACCTCCTCACTCACAATAGAGCCCGTGGACTATGGCCACAGCGAAGAGCGAGGCGTTGGTGAAGGTGGCTGAGGCCAGCCCGTCGCGTGTCGTGTCCCACAGCGCGCGGCTCACCACGCGCACGTCCTGGCCAGCGCGAGGCCCCAGCACCACGCTGCACACTAGCTTGTAGCGTGGAGGGCTCAACTCACGCAGGCGCAGGCGCACCTGGTCGCAGAGCTCCCGCGCCAGCGGCCCAGCCTCCGAGCCTGAGTAGCACACATCGTACAGCTTTGCGGCCAGCGCCTCCTCAAGGGCGCTTTGTGCATGCGCAGTCTGCCAGCGCTCCCCAGGCAAGGGCTCCATGCGGTATGACGGTGCCACCCGGCGGGCAGGCACCAGGGGCAGCCCTGAGAAGCTGACCCGGGAACTTAGAGGGGGCACCGGGCCCAGGGATGGTCGCCGACCCCCAGGACCCACGCCAGGCCCCACCAGCGAGTTGCGGCGTGAGAAGGACGTGCTCAGGCCCAACACAGAGCCACGATGGGAGGCTGGGCTCAGACCAGGACCTGTGGGTCGAGCCTCATCAATGCTAGGCAGGCGGCCTAGGGGTCTCAGCGGTGGTGGTTTTGGCCCGGGGTCTTTGGCAGTCTTCTCTTCCTCCTGGAGTCGGGGGTGCAGAGGCCTGCCAGCCATGGACCTGCCAACTGGATAGACCCACACGTAGGCAGGATGGCCTTCACTCCACTGGTCATCTTCACACACTATCTGGTCTCTGATTCAGTGATGTCAAGAGTTTTTACCCCTTACCTCTTTTTTAAGAATccttggtgctgcagtggttaaatgcttggctgctaactgagaggtttttggttcaaacccaccagctgccctgtgggagaaagatgtggcagtctgcttcggtaaagattacaaccttggaaaccctatggggcagttctaccttgtcctgtagtgttgcatgagttgaaatccacttgatggcaacaggcaatGAGTACCCCTTTCTTACCTGTGTTTTTGGAACAAGTGGATCAAATAGTCCAGGGCTGTGTGGATTCCTTGGCTTAGGATCCTCCTGCTTAGAAGGTTAAAGGCTGTTAGGAACATAAGCAGGGGGAAGGTGTGCTGCTCAGACCATGATCTTGGGCATTTCCCTTGGGCACTATGGAAGTTAGCTAGGTGAGCTAtaagtatattttctttctccctcctggcTTCACCAGCAGAAGGGGGAGATACATCTGGCCTGtgcctctaacccctaacaagaaggAGGGACGGACAGACCCAGCTCCTTCAACCCCACAGATCCTTTTGTTCCCAGGGTATTGAATCCAGTATTCTTCTACCCCTACCTGTTCCTAGGGTGGCTGGCACAGGATCTCCCCCACAACGGGCTGGAGCAAgttactgagaagctccttttgCCCTCTGCTTTGGCTTCCTCTGGCCCGGCCTCCTCCAGAATCAGTTCTAGGATGGCCACCCTCTTCTCCTGAAACTCCCGCAGGCACTTGAGTCACCTGCAAGGCTTTGGCCTCTGAGCTCTTCCTGGCTCTACAGCCCTGGCTGAGCTGGCCTGACTGGCAGGCAGGAGGGGGATGGGCCCCTCACCTTGTTGTGGAGTTGCCATGGGTTGCTGGGGCAAGcacccctccctctcttcttctttccttccagtcCTGGCTCTGGCTTAACTTTAAGTGTTACCACTATGAGCATGTGCCGAGCGTGGAGTGCCTGTGGTGTCCCTGAGTCATCAGGGAAGAGGGTAACAACAGGGGCTTGGAGCTCAGGGGTAAACTACGAAGATGAGGATGACTTAGGGGCAGGGTGGAGGTGAGAGAGACgttgcagagaggagagggggctCTGGCCAGAAAGATGTTCCTCTGCCCCAGGGTCCTTGAGGAACTGTCCATTTCTCTCCTTGTGAAATGGCTTGAAAACTGACTCTTCACTCTTGTCTCAGACGCTGGGATCCAGGGAGACCTTGAGGCTGCGGGGGCAGCTGCTCAGGAATCCGGGATCTGGGCCCACAGGAAGGAGCACGTCATGGCTCTATCGTCTCCCCATCAGCATCAACAAGGACAAACATTTCCGCTCTGGGCTCAGAGCTAGGGTGGGGCTTGGATGACTTCCTCAGTTCAgagctggggaggggggaggcccCAGTGGTTCAGCTGGGGGAGCTAGGTCTGACGAAGCAGTGACTTGGTGACCTATTCAGGCCTCTTGACCTTTGCTGACCCAAGTGCACTGGGGCTTGTCCCCAGCTGGCCACACCTCTTCTGTGTCCCAGTGCCCATCCCCCATCCCCTACAGGCACACAGAGTAGTTCCATTTCAGGGATGCCAGAGGCTGTGACGCCTCTGTCAGAGCTGACGCCTTCTCACCTGACCTCCTTCTGGGAGTGACATGGGACTGCCCCCTCCCAAACAAGCCAGGCTTGGGCCCTGAAAACCGTCCCATGAGGGCAAGGAGTTTCCCTATTGAGGGGGATTTCCCAGGCCTGGATAAACTGTGTATATcagggaggagggcagggagTTTGAACTCtctgaactcagggcaggcaggggccagggtgCTAGGACCCTCTGAGGGCCCCTCTGAGAGCTGAGGTTTTCCCTAGGCCTTTGGGAGATGGGCGGGGCCTCCTTTTAGGCCAGGCTCCAGTTTCCATGGAAACCCACAGGCTTCCCACCCCAGCTGCTGCCTGGCCAAGCTCCCAACCAGGGCCTCAACTGCTGCCAGCCTCTTCTCACCGACCACTGGCTGTTCCTGCCTCGGCCTTTCCCGGGCTCCTCCCTGTATCTGTCCCATCCCTGAGCCTGTGGCCTCCTCCATGGGCCTCTGATGTCTTCTTCAGGAAGCTGGGCCTCTCCAGGCCCTGTCCCTAAATTTTAGCTTCTCAGCAAACAAGGCTTCCAAGCTCCTGCCCTTCCTTCTCAGGCCTTTCTACTCTCCTCACCAGCTCTAGAGCCTGGCCAGGCCTCCTGCTTCTTCCCACCTACTGCCTCTCACAGACCAACAGACAACAGGCCTCCTGGCCACTTCCTCCACTtatttcccccaccccacccatggAGACCCCAGGACTGGTTGTGCATGGGGAGGCTGAGCCTTTTTCCACAGCACTCCGAAGCCTCATCAACAACCCTCAATACAGGTGAGGGGTGGGCCCTGTCTGTGGGTTTTCCCTAGCTGGCTCTGCTGGGCCCCAGGACTGACTGTGAGGAAGCCCTGGGTGCAGAAGAGGTGGGGAACTGGGACTTGGCCTTGCTTCCTGGTGAACTCAGTCTATGGGGAAGTCAAGTGTAGAGAATGGCTACTGGTCACTTAGTGTTCATGACAACCTGAGAGCCAGAGGTGGGAGGCAGTGAGACCTGGAGCCTGGAGCTGCTGTGCAAACCTCGGCAAAGCCCTTACTTTTCTGGGTCTTATGCTCTTATCAGAAGAAGAGTCCTCTGTTCCCTGACTCCTGAGAAATGGGATATGACTTGATTCTCTGTactcaggaaatcctggtggtagtggttaagagctacgggtgctaaccaaaatgtcggcagttcgaacctaccaggtgctccttggaagccctatggagcagttctactctgtcccacagagttgctgtgagtcagaatcaacttgacagcaacgggtttttctcTGTACTCAGCTTGGTGTTGGGGCTTCCCTCCCTGGGGAGACAGAAGAGCAGATGACCCTAGTGCGGAGATTCACAAGAGGAACAAAACTCAAGGGACTGAGCTAGAGTCCCAGACAGGAAGTAATTCAAGGGTGCTGACTGGGGCCTCACAGCTTGCCCAGGATGCTAGTGGTGTTGAAACTAGGGGACAGGCTGTTCAGGGGAACTAAAAGGCAGCTTTCTGTCTCCTCTGCCTCAGAGCTGGACTCTTCCTCAAGGGCTGAGGCCTCCTCATAGGCCTGCTCTTTGGGAATCACAATCTGGCCTGAGTAGTAGGAACCCCAGTTCTTGGACCTGGAACTAGGAGGCTCCAGGAAGCCCAAGCTTCGTCTCCTGCTCCTACCCCCTACCTTGCTTGGAGACCCAGAGGCTGAGGCCGGAAGTAATCATGAAGGTGGAAAATGTGGTCTGGCCTCATAATGGTGCATCACTGCGGTGTATGCTGGCAGCCAATGCACGCTATGCACTCCCACCACAACCCCCTTGTCCTTCTTCCTGGAGGAAGGCTGAAAAAGCTGAATTTGCATCCAGTGGAGGAGGAGCCAAGAGGAGCCTCCCTTCCCCCAAGACCCAGCCTGGGAAAGAGAGGGCCAGGTGGGATTAATCTGATTTCCCTGCTTGTATCAGCTCTGGTGACCTCTCAGTGATCAAGCACAGCCACCCCCTCCAAGACGTGAGGGTTTGGGATTACCATCCCATTTCATGGGTGAGAAACCTAAGATTCAAAGATAGGAAGTCACTTCCCTTAAGTACCATAGGGTGGAGCTGCCATTAGAACCCAAGTCTGTATGTTCCAGACCTTCCACTGGATGACTAAACCTAGTCTCTTCtattaaagataaggaaactgaggcccaaagtggGCAAAGACAAAGCCCAAGTCACATCCTAGACTCTGGTCTCTTCTCtggctctctgcctctctctcccacAGTGATGTTCGCTTTGTGGTTGGGCAAGAACAGCGGGAGGTATTTGCCCACCGGTGCCTGTTGGCCTGTAGATGCAACTTCTTCCAGCGACTTCTGGGCATGGAGCCGGGCTCCGGGGTACCTAGCCCTGTGGTGCTGAGCACCGTGCCAGCCGAGGCCTTCCTGGCAGTGCTGGAGTTCCTGTACACCAACAGTGTCAAGCTGCACTACCACTCTGTGAGCCCAATGAGCAGGGGTCTGGGTGGGAAAAGCTGGGGGTACAAGAGGTGGGAGGAGTTTATGCATCACGTGTgcgctgaggggcaggggaaactcccttttgctCTCCAACCACCCACTCTGCAGGTGCTAGAAGTGCTGACGGCGGCTGTGGAGTATGGGCTGGAGGAACTGCGAGAGGTGGGTTTTTGTGCCAGGTTCCTGTGTTGTTTCCCTTGCCTCTCATGGGTTCAGCTCCCACCCTGCCTCACACATACCCTGGCCTGGAGAAGAACGTGTGCCAGTGCAGAGAGGAATATGGGTTTCTCTCTTTGTAAATAGGGTGTGTATGAAGACCTGTGTATACAGGGATATGTGTATGCCCTGTGTATGCTGAGGAGATATATAGGGTATTTATGTGTGGCACTGCAGATACAAGGATAAGTCAGCCttggtccctgttccctagagaaaAGGGATAGACACGTGGAAATTCAACTCAGTGACAGAAGTGTGACAGATGAGGGTAAAGAGTGCTGAGACTGCATGGAGGGTCTCACTGGTCCTGCCACCAGAGAGGAGACTCCTGGAGGACAAAATGTTTGTGTTGAATCTTGCAGAATGAGCAGGAGCTTGCTCCAACGGGGAGTGGGAAGATAGCATTCTAGTCACAGAAGCACAAAAGGAGCTAGTGCGATGTTTAGTGTGACTGGAACAGGTGCATGAGAGGAGAGGGGAGCAGGGGCCTGTTCTGCAGGACCTTCCTCACCCCTTAAAgagttgggacttttttttttttttgcccagagaGCAGTGAGATTTATTTAAGGATTCAAGAGAAGGAGTGAAGATTTGGAAGTGAAGGGGAGAAGGGACTGGGAAAGATGGGAAGGGCTCGCCAGGCCAGTCAGGAGTttatgcagcagtcaagaaaagggATGATGTGGCTGGAATGGGGGCGGCAGTGGAAACCCAAAGGAGAGGTGGATGGCTTTGAGGGAGGAGGTAGAACTGGCATGACCCAGTGCTTTTCTGGATGTGAGGGTGAGAGGGAGATGTCATGAATGAAATTCAAGTTGCTGGCTAAAATAGAAATGTCCTTGAGTCAGAGGGTAGCAAGTGGAGGTAAATAAGTGTCCTGAGAGAATGGGAGAGTGGAATTTTTACACAGCTCCTATCTGATCTGACTAATGGAGAATATGCTCCTAGAAGGAACACTGCTGGTTTTGACCTTGTTAGTCTCCAGTTCCTCTAGGCTTTGCCAAGTCTCGGGCCCTGCCAATTCCCTGcctcccctggcctaggaggtcAAGATGAGCCTGGGAGGACAGCGTGGATCTGGGAGGTCAGGGTGGGCCTGGGGCTGCTGCGATTCTAGGTGATTCACTGCTCCAAGTCTGCTCACTGCCTCTGGGGTGGGGCTGCAGTCTTGGAGCAGGGACACCTCACAGGACCCACATCCACTTCTATTCCCAGCTGTGTCTGGAGTTTGTGGTGAAGGTGCTGGACGTGGAACTGGTTTGTGAGGCTCTGCAGGTGGGTGGTGTTGGACAGACCAGGGAGGAGAAGCCCAGGTCTCTTCCTGCTGAATTCCCCAAGCTCAGGGGTCTGGCTTTCAGCATGTGTCAAGCTGCACTACCACTCTGTGAGCCCAATGAGCAGGGGTCTGGGTGGGAAAAGCTGGGGGTACAAGAGGTGGGAGGAGTTTATGCATCACGTGTgcgctgaggggcaggggaaactcccttttgctCTCCAACCACCCACTCTGCAGGTGCTAGAAGTGCTTACGGCTCCAACTTGACCCCCTTTGTTCTGCTCCCAGGTGGGCGTAACCTTTGGCCTAGGACCGCTGCAGGAACGTTGCATGACCTTCATAGAGGCCCACAGCCAGGTACTGCTCCCCTCTTCATACTCCCAGCACCATACACCCCATTCTCCTCTCTGATCCATATACCGGCCTGCAGGAGGTGCTTCGGACCCGTGGCTTCCTGGAGCTGTCAGCGGCCGCTCTGCTGCCCCTGCTGCGCAGCGACAAGCTATGCGTGGATGAGGCTGAGCTAATTCGGGCAGCCCGGAGCTGGGCGCGTGTGGGCGCTGTGAGTGGGGGCTGGGGAAGCGCGGGCTGGGCGGGGGAGCGCTGAAGGAGGCGCAGGCGGCAGAAATCCAGCGCGGGGGCGGTGGGGCAGATGACCCCGCCCGGGCTCAGAGTTGGCGTTCGCAGGCGGTGTTGGAGCGGCCCGTGGCTGAGGTAGCGGCCCCGGTGGTGCGGGAACTGAGACTGGCTTTGCTGGCCCCGGCGGAGCTGAGCGCCTTGGAAGAGCAGAACCGGCGGGAGCCGCTCATCCCGGTGCGGAGCGAGGAACCAGGCATAGATCCGCTCCGCAGCGTGGGGGAAGGGCGTGGGGGGCACGGCACAGCCCATGGTCTGCGGGCAGAGGGGGCACTGCCGGGCTCTGCGATGACGGGCTTCCCCTGCAGGTGGAGCAGATCGTGGAGGCATGGAAATGTCATGCCCTGCAGAGAGGGCACGCGGCCCGGGGCGCCCTGTGCCGCCGCCGGAAGGGCACCGTGCCCCGCGAGCATCACCGCTTTCTGGACCTGCGGTTCAAGTGACCCAGCGCCACCATTTGAGAGGAACCCCGGACCTACTTGACAGAGCCTGTCTAAAACTACACCTCCCGAAACGCTCGGCGCTAGGAGCTGGCTTCCGCTCCCGGCATGCCTGGAGAGCGAGGCGCCGGAAGGAACGCGCTCAGTCTTGCTCAGAGCTGTGTGTGTGGACGCCGGGGCGTGAGGGGGCGTTCCTATGTTGAGTTTATCTTTTCCGGGAAGGCAAGTCACAGAAAGCGAGTCTCTTGCACCACTTCACACTTCGCTCCGTACCCTGTCCCTAGGCACTCTCATTTGTCCCATATACTCTGATGACACCCAAGTATCTTTTCAGCTCAGCCCCCTCTTTAATTCCAGACCTGCCTCCTGCCTGGATGAGCGCTCCCTGAATGCCCTACAGGCATCTCAGACAGTGTAAAATCGAGCTCCCatctttctccagttctgtccccGTAGTGTTTCTCATCGCGGTgacagcccaagacagaaacttGGACTTCATCCTTGCCTTATCCCACCTTACACCTGTCTTCTGTCCCTTCTACTTTCTAAGAGACCTTTCCAGTTGGTTCAGTTCTATCCCCTCTGGATTTAGCCAACCTGTCTGTCGCAGGGACTGCTGATACAGGCTCTAATTAGTCTTCCTGGTTTCACTCCAGCCACCCCTCCCCCAGTCCAATTCTCACACTGAAGTCAGGACTTTCTACAATTCAGGTCTGACATTAGTCCTATTCCCTTTAGTATTAAGCTCCTCAGTATCCTCATTGTCTGCAGTACAAAATACGATCCACTTTCAGGGCACTCAAAACTACTAGTGGCTACCAAACACTAGCAGCTCTTCTCTCAACCACTACCTTTGTATAATCTCACTCTTCCTGGAGCCCCTAGTCCTCCAGCTTTGGATTTATTCTTAGGGGTACTGAAGACTCTTGTGCTACCTCTTGAATTCACTGGACATCTTGTCTTCTTGAGGATCTTACTCTTCGTGGAGAAAGATCCCTGGAGTGGTGCCCCTGTTCGTTTCTGCTTCACTGGTCCTTGAATCGTATTCAGTGCTTtgtaaatgttaaataaattacTTTCTTACGTAAATGCCGGTTTATTCCATAaaggtcccttggtggtgcaaacggtttgcactagactactaatctaaaggttggaggttcgaacccacccagcagtgctgtggaagaaaggcctgggacctgcttctgcaaagatttcagccaagaaacccctacagagcagttcttctctgtaacacacggggtcgccatgggttggaatcgactggacagcaatgattttatttttttggttttattccatAAAGAGTTTAAGGAATATGAAAAACAAGATGCCATCAACCTAAAAGGAAGGACGATTGATtatttggaagaaaataaagtTAGATTTTTGTCTCAAGGACTTAATACAAAATATATTCCATGTGAATTAAAGAGGGTTATTTGGCATTATCTCTAAAGACTGAAAATGTGGTTACTCAGCAGTACCAtttcatagcagcattgtttACATAAGGAAAATTGAAAAGAACTTATATGTCCATCAATACAGgactgattaaataaaatatggtatattcctataataatataaaaaaaaagatatccatGATCTTTGGTAGTAAAAGCATCGAGCAGGACTTCTTTTGTTAAAAGAAAAGGtaacataatggttaagagtatgCCTTTGGGATGCAGACTGCAGAGTTTGAGTCCCAGATCCACCACTTTCTGGCACTGTAACTTGAGTGAGGTTACTTAGCCTTTCTATGTCTAAATTTCCTCATTGAtaaaaatggagagaaaaataGAACCAACTAGtaggtttcttaaaaaaaaaaactgttgccatgaagttgattctgactcatagcaaccctttaggacagagtagaactgccccatagagtttccaaggagtggctggtgcatttgaactgccagccttttggttagcagatgagctcttaatctttgcaccaccagggctccagtagctttcttaggaagatgaaattaattttttgaaagtGCTTAGAACTGTAGTGGTACTGAGTAAATGCTATATATGTGTTTGGAAAGTAAATTCagtatattttcatttgtttcacaAATATTCATTTGAGTGCCAGGCATTGATTTAGGGTTGTGGAACAAATACATCAGAGAACAAATCAGGTAAAGTCCCAGCGTCTGAAGCTTATATGCTAATGGGAAAAACATGTAGTAAACAAGAAATACCCCCacgcttctgtcagtttgtcatactgtaggggcttgtatgttgctgtgatgctggaagctatgctggtattcaaataccagcagggtcatagatggtggacagatttcagctgagcttccagattcagacagactaggaagaaggacttggtggtctacttctgaaaagaattagccagtgaaaaccttatgaatagtagtggaacattgcctgatacagtgccaaaagatgagcccctcaggttggaaggcattcaaaagatgactggaaaagagctgcctgccttctcagagtcgagtcaaccttaatgacatggattgagtcaagctttcaggaccttcatttgctgatgcaccatgacccaaaatgagaagaaatagctgcaaatatccattaataattagaacttagaatgtacaaagtatgaatctaggaaaattggaaattgtcaaaaatgaaatggaacgcataaacatcaatataccaggcattaccaaaaaaaaaaaaaaacccagtgccattgagttgattccgactca
This DNA window, taken from Elephas maximus indicus isolate mEleMax1 chromosome 3, mEleMax1 primary haplotype, whole genome shotgun sequence, encodes the following:
- the BTBD19 gene encoding BTB/POZ domain-containing protein 19 isoform X5 → METPGLVVHGEAEPFSTALRSLINNPQYSDVRFVVGQEQREVFAHRCLLACRCNFFQRLLGMEPGSGVPSPVVLSTVPAEAFLAVLEFLYTNSVKLHYHSVSPMSRGLGGKSWGYKRWEEFMHHVCAEGQGKLPFALQPPTLQVLEVLTAAVEYGLEELRELCLEFVVKVLDVELVCEALQVGVTFGLGPLQERCMTFIEAHSQEVLRTRGFLELSAAALLPLLRSDKLCVDEAELIRAARSWARVGAAVLERPVAEVAAPVVRELRLALLAPAELSALEEQNRREPLIPVEQIVEAWKCHALQRGHAARGALCRRRKGTVPREHHRFLDLRFK
- the BTBD19 gene encoding BTB/POZ domain-containing protein 19 isoform X7, with translation METPGLVVHGEAEPFSTALRSLINNPQYSDVRFVVGQEQREVFAHRCLLACRCNFFQRLLGMEPGSGVPSPVVLSTVPAEAFLAVLEFLYTNSVKLHYHSVSPMSRGLGGKSWGYKRWEEFMHHVCAEGQGKLPFALQPPTLQVLEVLTAAVEYGLEELRELCLEFVVKVLDVELVCEALQVGGVGQTREEKPRSLPAEFPKLRGLAFSMCQAALPLCGRNLWPRTAAGTLHDLHRGPQPGTAPLFILPAPYTPFSSLIHIPACRRCFGPVASWSCQRPLCCPCCAATSYAWMRLS
- the BTBD19 gene encoding BTB/POZ domain-containing protein 19 isoform X9, which encodes METPGLVVHGEAEPFSTALRSLINNPQYSDVRFVVGQEQREVFAHRCLLACRCNFFQRLLGMEPGSGVPSPVVLSTVPAEAFLAVLEFLYTNSVKLHYHSVSPMSRGLGGKSWGYKRWEEFMHHVCAEGQGKLPFALQPPTLQVLEVLTAAVEYGLEELRELCLEFVVKVLDVELVCEALQVGGVGQTREEKPRSLPAEFPKLRGLAFSMCQAALPLCGRNLWPRTAAGTLHDLHRGPQPGGASDPWLPGAVSGRSAAPAAQRQAMRG
- the BTBD19 gene encoding BTB/POZ domain-containing protein 19 isoform X8 is translated as METPGLVVHGEAEPFSTALRSLINNPQYSDVRFVVGQEQREVFAHRCLLACRCNFFQRLLGMEPGSGVPSPVVLSTVPAEAFLAVLEFLYTNSVKLHYHSVLEVLTAAVEYGLEELRELCLEFVVKVLDVELVCEALQVGVTFGLGPLQERCMTFIEAHSQEVLRTRGFLELSAAALLPLLRSDKLCVDEAELIRAARSWARVGAAVLERPVAEVAAPVVRELRLALLAPAELSALEEQNRREPLIPVEQIVEAWKCHALQRGHAARGALCRRRKGTVPREHHRFLDLRFK
- the BTBD19 gene encoding BTB/POZ domain-containing protein 19 isoform X10 produces the protein METPGLVVHGEAEPFSTALRSLINNPQYSDVRFVVGQEQREVFAHRCLLACRCNFFQRLLGMEPGSGVPSPVVLSTVPAEAFLAVLEFLYTNSVKLHYHSVGVTFGLGPLQERCMTFIEAHSQEVLRTRGFLELSAAALLPLLRSDKLCVDEAELIRAARSWARVGAAVLERPVAEVAAPVVRELRLALLAPAELSALEEQNRREPLIPVEQIVEAWKCHALQRGHAARGALCRRRKGTVPREHHRFLDLRFK
- the BTBD19 gene encoding BTB/POZ domain-containing protein 19 isoform X11: MGRLSLFPQHSEASSTTLNTGEGSADGGCGVWAGGTARGGFLCQVPVLFPLPLMGSAPTLPHTYPGLEKNVCQCREEYGFLSLTHIHFYSQLCLEFVVKVLDVELVCEALQVGVTFGLGPLQERCMTFIEAHSQEVLRTRGFLELSAAALLPLLRSDKLCVDEAELIRAARSWARVGAAVLERPVAEVAAPVVRELRLALLAPAELSALEEQNRREPLIPVEQIVEAWKCHALQRGHAARGALCRRRKGTVPREHHRFLDLRFK